TTACAAAAAAAGGAGTTGGTAATTGCATTTGTTCTCCATCAACATTAATTTCATTACTATTCATAGCCTCTAACAAAGCGCTTTGGGTCCGTGGACTTGCTCTATTGAGTTCATCAGCAAGTAATACATTGCTAAAGATTGGTCCCTTTTCAAAAATAAAAGATGAGGTCTCAGATTTAAATATATTTATTCCAATAAGATCTGAAGGCAAAAGATCGTTTGTAAAATGAACTGATTTAAAATCTAAGCCAAAAGATTTTGCTAATGCTCTAGATAAAGTAGATTTACCAGTCCCTGGCAGGTCTTCTATTAGCAAATTACCACTAGATAGTAAACAAATTACAGCTAATTCAACTTGTTTTTCATTCCCTAGGATCACATTATTTATTGAACTAATTAGATCCCTTATTTTTTCTTTCATCAGAAATATTGTATTAATATTATTTGTTGGGAAAATTTAATTTATTAATTTTAAATATAGTAGTTTTATTAGGATAAGAAAGTATAGATAATAAAAACATTAATGCAAAAAAATTTTTTATTTTATTTTTTTTTCTTAACTTTAGCTTTTACAGCGCCAATTTTTTCAGAAATCAAGACAAAGGAGGATGCAGATTCTTTCTTGAATACTTACTGCATTAGGATTGTTAATGAGATAGAAAAATCTTATTTAAGGCAATTAAAAGCAGCAAATTCTTCTGATTGGGAGACTTTTGGTAAAGAAGGTGCTTGGATTGGAGGGTTGTCGGATATTTATACCAAATTATGTAAAAACTAAATTCAAAAAAAAAACCTACATAAAGTAGGTTTTTCTTGGACTAAATCTTAAGATTTAGTTTGTGTAAGATTTGCCTCTATAAGTAAGTGTAGTATGTTCTTTTTTTGCAACTTCTTTGTTCTGGACGTACTTTTGTCCTCTGTAAATTAGAGTCATTTTTAAGCTCCGGTTTCGCTTAAGTCCCCGTTCCATGGCTTAAGTCGATCTGCGGCTTGCTAAAAGCAAGTTGAACGTTTTGGTAGCGGTTGCTACAGATTTATAATAACATCTAAGAAAATTGTTTGTCTAGTTTTTTAAAAAATAAACATAATATATTAATCATGAAATTAGTCTTCTAGTTGAAAATATTTACGTTTATCTTTTTAAACTTTCTTACAGGTTACATTTTGTACTTTTTTGAGAAGTATTTTTTATTTAAACGCTTTTTAAATGTAAAATTCTGAATATTATAAAATTTGTTTTATGTTTTCTCAAAGCAAAAAACCTACAAGACAAAGATCTAACTCTGCCAATACACAATGGACTCCATTATTTGCTGACTTACTACCATTTGCAGGCAGAATGAATGAGAAGGTTCAATTAGTAAATGCTTTGGCTTTTACTTTTATTATGGGAATCTCAATTTTTGGAATTGCTCTATGGAGACTCACAGCGCTCACTTAATTATTTGATTTTTGCAAATAATTAATTTTTGATTCTTTATTTTTAATTATTGTTATTAACCATTTAGAGGCCAATCCCCTAGATATTGATCTGTTTTTGAGAAATCTACATATGTATATATGTAGATTTTTT
The window above is part of the Prochlorococcus marinus CUG1415 genome. Proteins encoded here:
- a CDS encoding DUF4278 domain-containing protein, whose amino-acid sequence is MTLIYRGQKYVQNKEVAKKEHTTLTYRGKSYTN
- a CDS encoding RNA recognition motif-containing protein, with product MTLSLNIGNLFNDSSSHALVDELRKRTSEEDILDFEEKFNSKNEKNLHIYICRFLKNRSISRGLASKWLITIIKNKESKINYLQKSNN